The genomic window ACGAGCGGTGTGGTCACTTCCCCGCCGATCCGGACGAAGGACTCCACCATGCCGCCCCTCTGGGCAAGGCCGTGGGTGTCCACACCGCAGACGGAAAGTCCCGCATGATCCGCGGCCCTTATGACCGCCTCGCTCAGGAGGCCGATCCCCTGGCCCCCCACGCCGGACATGTAGATATCGAACCGCTTCATGCCTTCTCCCCTCCCCTGTTCTCTTTCCGAAGGCCGATGGCCTTCACCGGGCAGGTCTGGACGCAGGACCCGTCGCCGATGCACAGTTCCCGGCTCACGTTCACCCCCCCGTCCTCATCCCTCTGGAAGGACGGGCACCCGAAGGACTCAACGCACACGTGGAGGCGGTCGCACGTCTCCTGGTTGACTTCCACCGATTTCCGCACGTAGTCCGGGTTCCGCTGCTGCTCCCGGGTGTACTTGAGCATGCAGGGGTGCCGGGCGATCACCACGGAAAACCCCTCCTCGGCCATGGCTTCCTTCACAAGTTCAATAAGCTTGCCCTGGCTGTAGGCGTCCACCTCCCGGATGCTCTTCACCCCCAGCCCCTCGAGCACCCCCCTGACGGGAATGGCCTCCGACGGTCCGTTGGCGTTTCGCCCCGCGCCGGGGTGGTCCTGGTGGCCCGTCATGGCCGTGGTGCCGTTCTCCATGACGATGAGGGTCAGGTTGTGGTTGTTGAACACTGCGTTCACGATGCCCGGAAGGCCCGCGTGAAAGAAGGTGGAATCCCCGATGAAGCTGACCACCTTCCTCGCGCCGTTGAACAGGGAGAGCCCGGCTCCCGTTCCGGTGGAGTGCCCCATGGACAGCAGCACCTCCCCCATCTCGTAGGGGGGCAGGTAGCCAAGGACATGGCATCCGATGTCCGCCACGGTGATGTCCTCTTTGGACAGGGCCTGCCGGATGGCGTGGAACGCCGAGCGGTGGCCGCATCCAGGGCACATCTGGGGCGGTCTTGGGGCCAGGGACGGCTGCCGCTTGGCTCCCCTCAGAGGAACCATGTCGGGCCATGTTTTGGCCAGCACTTCCGCCACTTTGTCGGGGGTGTACTCCCCGATCCGGTCGTCGTCGTCCGCCTTCCCGACGATGGTGACCCGGATGCCCCTGTCGAATGCCAGGGCCTTGATGTCCTTTTCAAGCACGTCGTCAAGTTCCTCGAGAATTTTCACTTGGTCGTGGGCGCGGAGAAACTCCTCCACGGCCTTCTCCGGCAGTGGGTACACAACTCCCAGCTTCAGGATGTCCGGGGTCCGGCGTGAATCCTCCAGCACGTCCAGGAGGGACCGGAACGGCAGCCCCGCCGTGATGACGCCTCTCGAGGAGTCCGTCCCCTTCCTGACCTCGCAGAATGCGGGGGAATCCATCTCGCACCCCGCGAGGGAGAGTCTGGCCAGGGCCCGCCGCTTCATCTCCAGCGCGGCGGCCGTCAGGGGCACCATGGGGCCGCCCGACGTGTCGAAACGGGATTCAGTACTTACGGCGCCGCCCTTCCACGCCCCGAAGGCGACCTTCTCCTTGCCGTGGCACACGTGGGTGGTCATCCGGAGGATCACGGGCATCTTCTTCCGCCGTGAGAGGGCCATGGCCTCGAGGTAGTACCGGTAGGCCTCCGAAGGCGAGGACGGCTCCAGCACCGGGATGTAGGCCATCCGGGCGAAATGGCGGTTGTCCTGCTCGTTTTGGGACGAGTTGGCCCCGGGGTCGTCGCCCAGTACGGCCACGAGACCTCCCTCCAGTTCCAGGAGGGAAAGCTGCACGAAGGAGTCGGCGGCCACGTTGAGCCCCACGCTCTTGAAGAAGACACAGGAGGGGTGCCCGTTGAGGGAGGCTCCGCAAGCCACCTCCGTGGCCACTTTTTCGTTTGTTGAAAACTCGAAATAAAACGGGCGCTTCTCCCCGGGAACGGAGAGAAGCGCGGATGCGATTTCAGGAGTGGGCGATCCGGGGTACGACGTGACGACCTCCGTCCCCGACTCTATCATGGCCCGGGCCAGGGCCGTGTTTCCCAGGACGATCTCGGAAAAAGAATCCTGCCGAAGCAGCATTTCGCCGAGATTTTTCATTATCCTGCCTCCTTTCGGGTAATCAGTACTTCGCCGTCCGGCAGATGAAAATATCCCTTCCGCGGTAGGTGAAGTGCTCCACGAGGATGATGTTGTCCTTGAAGGCTATGGTCTTGTTGACGAGAATGGTCACCTTGCCTGTTTCATCCGTCACCGGGACATAGTGCTCCAGCCCGAGAAGCCTGCCGCTCTCAACGAGAGCCGAGGGTTCTTCCCCTCAGGTGTTCTTGTAGACGCCCCAGTCGAGGGACAGTTCCGGCCCCAGGGCCTCCAGCTTTTCCGCCACTCCCGGGGCCGGTTTCAGGACGAGAACGTCGGCGGCCGTTCCGGGGAGGGCCGAAAATGTGAGCACTAAAGCCAGGACGGACAGAAACAGCGCGATTCTTCCTTTTCTCATGGTCATGCCTCCTCAAGGTATCATGGTGATTTCTGCATTGTACCATGACCGGAAGAACCCGCATTCAGTCCTTCGGCGGATAGGAAACCAGCCGGCCCTGCCTTCCGGAGGCCATCAAAAAAGCTGCATCCCAAGGGATGCGGCTTTTCCATCGTTATTTCCGCTATTCGTAATGACTCCAGGCGCCGACCACCTTGACCGCCCGGTCTTCCTCAAGTATCTGATAGACCACCCGATGCTGCCGGTTAATCCTCTTCGAGTAGGCCCCCTTAAACTCTCCCACCAGTTTCTTCCTGGGAGGCGCGTATGAATTCTCCCGGAGGGCACGCTCGATGGACCGGATCTTTTCGCCCCAGCCCCGTTCGATGACCCTCTCTCTGTCCTTCAGGGCCTCCTTCGTGTAGAAGACCCGCCACGGCCCGTCATGCATCTTCGTCTATTTCGACACACTCGGACAGGGGAGCGGCCATGCCTGAGATAATTTTATCCCGCATTCCGGGTACCGCCGCAATAGCAAGGGTCTCCTGGATGTCCCGGTAGTCGTCCTCCGACAGGACCACTACATTACCCCGCTTCCCGGTGATGTAGACCGGTTCTTCCGTCTCCGTGACGTGCTCTATCAGCCTGTACAGATTTGCCCGCGCCTTGCTCGCCGTGATGATCACGACATCACCTCCCTGACGCATTCATCATAGTACGTCATATCGTACGAGTCAAGCGCGTACTCCCTCCATTCCTCTCCTTGGGCGCAGGGATGATCCGTTTTCCGGGATTTCTGATGATCCCCCGTTGGTGCGGCTCCGCCGGCGATTGGCCAGCCCTTCCTCCGAAGCCGTACCCCGGTCGAAATGTGCTACACTTCTTCCGTAAAGTGAGGAGGCGATTGCCTTGTTGATGCACACCTACCGCAATCCTGCGGATATTTCCCGTCATCTGGCCGGACGGACCGGGGATCCCGAACGGGTTTTTCTTGTACCGTCAAACCGCGACAGGTCCCTACTTCTGGACATGCTTTCGGCCGAAGGGGATTCCCCTCCGGAGGGGCTCTTCGGAAGCAGGGTCCGGGAACGGAACGTCTGGATCTGGGATGACCTCTATCGAGCTCTTCTTGAGGCGGGTGCGGGAGAGAAGCCCCGAGCGCAGATCGACCCTCCGGACCACCGGCTCCTGCTGCGGAACATCGTGAAGTCCCTCCGGGAGCGATTTGCTGAATCTCTGCCGCCGGGAGTCTTTTCGGAAGGATTCCTCGACATCGCCGGGGGGGCGGTCCGGGAGCTTCTGCGGGAGGACGTGTCCCCGGAGACCCTGGCCGGTTCGCTGGGGTGCGCGGGGTGTCCTCGGGACGGGGGATGCTCCCGGCTGGACGACGAGTCGGGAATTCTCTGCCGGATTTACCGGGACTACACAACCCTCCTGGACGATCTGAACCTGGCGGACAGCGCCCAGATCCCGTCCCTCGGGCGGGACCTTCTTGCGGCCTCGGAGACTGCCCGGGAACGGGCAAATTCTTTCCGGATCACCGCCGTGGGCTTCCTGAGCTTCGCCTCCGGACAGCTCCGTTTTCTGCGGCAGCTCCTCGAGGCCGGGGCTGAGATGGAGTTTTTCGTCCCCTGGTGCGGCCCGGGCGATTTTTACACGGCGGCGGACCAGTTCCCCGAGGCCTCGAAAACACAGGTGGAGGGAAGCGGCCCGGCCCTGTCCTTCTCCATGTCGGGAGGAGACCTCCGCCTGGCATCGGATACCCTGGCCAGGGAGCTTCTTCTCTGGTCCGCAGGTGAGGGAAAGATCGCGGAATCCACGGGGCTGCCCTTTCCGGGGTGGTCGTCCATCGGCGT from Aminivibrio sp. includes these protein-coding regions:
- a CDS encoding type II toxin-antitoxin system Phd/YefM family antitoxin, which produces MIITASKARANLYRLIEHVTETEEPVYITGKRGNVVVLSEDDYRDIQETLAIAAVPGMRDKIISGMAAPLSECVEIDEDA
- a CDS encoding type II toxin-antitoxin system YoeB family toxin encodes the protein MHDGPWRVFYTKEALKDRERVIERGWGEKIRSIERALRENSYAPPRKKLVGEFKGAYSKRINRQHRVVYQILEEDRAVKVVGAWSHYE
- a CDS encoding indolepyruvate ferredoxin oxidoreductase subunit alpha, coding for MKNLGEMLLRQDSFSEIVLGNTALARAMIESGTEVVTSYPGSPTPEIASALLSVPGEKRPFYFEFSTNEKVATEVACGASLNGHPSCVFFKSVGLNVAADSFVQLSLLELEGGLVAVLGDDPGANSSQNEQDNRHFARMAYIPVLEPSSPSEAYRYYLEAMALSRRKKMPVILRMTTHVCHGKEKVAFGAWKGGAVSTESRFDTSGGPMVPLTAAALEMKRRALARLSLAGCEMDSPAFCEVRKGTDSSRGVITAGLPFRSLLDVLEDSRRTPDILKLGVVYPLPEKAVEEFLRAHDQVKILEELDDVLEKDIKALAFDRGIRVTIVGKADDDDRIGEYTPDKVAEVLAKTWPDMVPLRGAKRQPSLAPRPPQMCPGCGHRSAFHAIRQALSKEDITVADIGCHVLGYLPPYEMGEVLLSMGHSTGTGAGLSLFNGARKVVSFIGDSTFFHAGLPGIVNAVFNNHNLTLIVMENGTTAMTGHQDHPGAGRNANGPSEAIPVRGVLEGLGVKSIREVDAYSQGKLIELVKEAMAEEGFSVVIARHPCMLKYTREQQRNPDYVRKSVEVNQETCDRLHVCVESFGCPSFQRDEDGGVNVSRELCIGDGSCVQTCPVKAIGLRKENRGGEKA